The following coding sequences are from one Selenomonas sputigena ATCC 35185 window:
- the ylxM gene encoding YlxM family DNA-binding protein, producing the protein MLERLFHLAELFDMYGMLLTEKQRRCLELHLFGDFSLAEVGEAVGVSRQAAYDIIHRSEQALEGYEEKLGLLRRLAKEHEELAAIGEAIRKLRTEENDAAIEAVLQRISRLLGAQREVQHDF; encoded by the coding sequence ATGCTCGAAAGACTCTTTCATCTGGCGGAACTGTTCGACATGTACGGCATGCTGCTCACGGAAAAGCAGCGGCGCTGTCTGGAACTTCATCTCTTCGGCGATTTCTCCCTCGCGGAGGTCGGCGAAGCGGTCGGAGTTTCGCGGCAGGCCGCTTACGATATCATTCATCGATCGGAGCAGGCGCTGGAAGGCTACGAAGAAAAGCTCGGCCTCTTGCGGCGTCTTGCCAAAGAGCACGAGGAACTTGCGGCGATCGGCGAGGCGATTCGCAAGCTGCGCACGGAAGAGAACGATGCCGCCATAGAGGCGGTCTTGCAGCGGATTTCGCGTCTTTTAGGGGCGCAGCGGGAGGTACAGCATGATTTTTGA
- a CDS encoding YlqD family protein: MDSIQVKVPCTVKAKLTEKLKKRIIDELEDSLQKVDLELQQMGIEEKRIVSEAAQQDIQRAQAARQHFAIERQKRMDFKEQAQAKLEETKKLAIGAEIVQGTLERTAELKIGSNMRELMNVEVLVEDDKVVAIRG; encoded by the coding sequence ATGGACAGCATTCAGGTGAAGGTTCCTTGCACGGTCAAGGCGAAGCTGACAGAAAAGCTCAAGAAGCGCATCATTGACGAGCTGGAAGACAGTCTGCAGAAGGTCGATCTCGAACTGCAGCAGATGGGCATCGAGGAGAAGCGCATCGTCTCTGAGGCGGCACAGCAGGACATCCAGCGTGCGCAGGCGGCGCGTCAGCACTTCGCCATCGAGCGTCAAAAGCGCATGGATTTCAAGGAGCAGGCACAAGCGAAGCTCGAAGAGACGAAGAAGCTCGCCATCGGCGCCGAAATCGTGCAGGGCACGCTGGAGCGCACGGCGGAGCTGAAGATCGGCTCGAACATGCGCGAGCTTATGAACGTCGAAGTCCTCGTCGAGGACGACAAGGTCGTTGCGATCCGTGGCTGA
- the ffh gene encoding signal recognition particle protein — translation MIFESLADRLQQTFKKLRGHGKLTEDDVNEAMREVRMALLEADVNFKVVKDFIKKVKERAVGQDVLDTLTPAQVVIKIVDEELTELMGGTQSRLNISSVPPTVIMMAGLQGAGKTTSAGKLGLSLKKQGKKPLLVAADIYRPAAVKQLQVLGEQLGIPVFSMPQGTDAVTIARSSIDHARSHINDVVIIDTAGRLHIDEKLMQELKDIKADVKPHEILLVVDAMTGQDAVNVAESFNEGLGIDGVVLTKLDGDARGGAALSVKAVTGCPIKFVGMGEKLEALEPFHPDRMASRILGMGDVLSLIEKAQSTFDAEEAKKMEKKLRKADFTLDDFLAQMQKVRKLGSFEQILGMIPGMGGLKKQLQGQDIDLNGKEVRRIEAIIKSMTPKERADISIINGSRRKRIALGSGTRVQDVNKLLKQFNEMKKMMKQVKKMQGGKKGKGFPGLGGMKLPFMH, via the coding sequence ATGATTTTTGAAAGCTTGGCGGATCGCCTGCAGCAGACGTTTAAAAAGCTGCGCGGACATGGCAAGCTGACGGAGGACGACGTAAACGAGGCGATGCGCGAGGTGCGCATGGCGCTCCTCGAAGCCGACGTCAATTTCAAGGTCGTCAAGGATTTCATCAAGAAGGTGAAGGAGCGCGCCGTCGGGCAGGATGTGCTCGATACCTTGACGCCGGCGCAGGTCGTCATCAAGATTGTCGACGAGGAGCTCACGGAACTCATGGGAGGCACGCAGAGCCGCCTCAATATCTCGTCTGTGCCGCCGACCGTCATCATGATGGCGGGACTTCAGGGCGCAGGCAAGACGACCTCGGCGGGAAAGCTCGGCCTTTCTCTCAAGAAGCAGGGGAAGAAGCCTTTGCTTGTCGCAGCCGATATCTATCGACCTGCGGCCGTCAAGCAGCTCCAGGTGTTGGGCGAGCAGCTTGGCATCCCCGTCTTTTCCATGCCGCAGGGCACGGATGCCGTGACGATTGCCAGAAGTTCGATCGATCATGCGCGTTCGCACATCAACGATGTCGTGATCATTGATACGGCGGGTCGTCTGCACATTGATGAGAAGCTCATGCAGGAGCTTAAGGACATCAAGGCGGACGTCAAGCCGCACGAGATCCTGCTCGTCGTCGATGCCATGACGGGTCAGGATGCCGTGAACGTGGCCGAGAGCTTCAACGAGGGGCTGGGCATCGACGGCGTCGTCTTGACGAAGCTCGACGGCGACGCCCGAGGCGGTGCGGCGCTGTCGGTCAAGGCGGTCACGGGCTGCCCGATCAAGTTCGTCGGCATGGGCGAGAAGCTTGAAGCGCTCGAGCCTTTCCATCCCGATCGCATGGCATCGCGCATCCTCGGCATGGGCGACGTTCTCTCCCTCATCGAGAAGGCACAGTCCACGTTCGATGCGGAAGAAGCCAAGAAGATGGAGAAGAAGCTGCGCAAGGCGGACTTCACGCTCGACGATTTCCTCGCGCAGATGCAGAAGGTACGAAAGCTCGGCTCCTTTGAGCAAATCCTCGGCATGATTCCGGGTATGGGCGGGCTCAAGAAGCAGCTGCAGGGACAGGACATCGACCTCAACGGCAAGGAAGTGCGCCGCATCGAGGCGATCATCAAGTCCATGACGCCGAAGGAACGCGCGGACATCTCCATCATCAACGGCAGCCGCCGCAAGCGCATCGCGCTCGGCAGTGGCACGCGCGTACAGGATGTGAACAAGCTCTTGAAGCAGTTCAACGAAATGAAAAAGATGATGAAGCAGGTCAAGAAGATGCAGGGAGGCAAGAAGGGCAAGGGATTCCCCGGCCTCGGCGGCATGAAGCTGCCGTTCATGCACTGA
- a CDS encoding GIY-YIG nuclease family protein, with amino-acid sequence MKAFTYILVCADGTLYTGWTNDLEKRLAAHNAGRGAKYTRSRRPVRLFYYEEFAEKCEAQRRECEIKRLPREKKIALAAHLPQAGLDVALSAEAGIFSRGLH; translated from the coding sequence GTGAAGGCGTTCACTTACATCCTCGTCTGTGCAGACGGTACGCTCTACACGGGATGGACGAACGACTTGGAGAAACGCCTTGCCGCGCACAATGCGGGCAGGGGCGCGAAGTATACGAGGAGCCGCCGTCCCGTGCGGCTCTTTTACTATGAGGAGTTCGCGGAAAAGTGCGAGGCGCAGCGCCGCGAGTGCGAGATCAAGCGACTGCCGCGTGAAAAGAAGATCGCGCTTGCCGCGCATTTGCCGCAGGCGGGGCTTGACGTCGCGCTTTCGGCTGAAGCGGGGATTTTTAGCCGCGGCCTTCATTGA
- a CDS encoding 3D domain-containing protein yields the protein MRKTVIFSTILCICLLLSSAAAFAGGFLVKEGMRGDSVRAVQKLLIGRGYLAEGEDDGVCGKKTVTAITKFQQENGLEVDGICGQMTYRALSGGEEPPVIATPASRGGGRSLLVSASAYSRFDPGLSNHTASGTLVRKGVIAVDPAVIPMGTRVFIPGYGEAVAEDIGSAIRGNTIDIAFETAEEAIQFGRKTIEIFIMD from the coding sequence TTGAGAAAAACGGTGATTTTTTCGACCATCCTTTGCATTTGTCTGCTCTTGTCGAGCGCCGCAGCCTTTGCCGGCGGCTTCCTTGTCAAGGAGGGCATGCGGGGCGACAGCGTGCGTGCCGTGCAGAAGCTGCTGATCGGGCGCGGCTATCTTGCGGAGGGGGAAGACGACGGCGTATGCGGCAAGAAGACGGTGACTGCCATCACGAAGTTCCAGCAGGAGAACGGCTTGGAGGTTGACGGCATCTGCGGACAGATGACGTACAGGGCGCTCTCGGGCGGTGAGGAGCCGCCTGTCATTGCGACTCCTGCAAGCCGCGGCGGCGGTCGTTCGCTGCTCGTGTCGGCGTCGGCATACAGCCGCTTCGATCCAGGTCTTTCAAATCATACGGCAAGCGGAACCTTGGTGAGAAAAGGTGTGATCGCTGTCGATCCTGCGGTCATACCGATGGGCACGCGCGTCTTTATTCCGGGATACGGCGAAGCGGTGGCCGAGGACATCGGCTCGGCGATTCGCGGCAATACGATCGACATCGCCTTTGAGACCGCAGAAGAAGCGATTCAGTTCGGCCGCAAGACCATCGAGATCTTCATCATGGATTGA
- a CDS encoding KH domain-containing protein: MKEVVEIIAKALVDHPEDVVVDEKQEDRMTLIELHVASDDMGKVIGKQGRIAKAIRTVAKAAGTRENKKVKVDIN; encoded by the coding sequence ATGAAGGAAGTCGTTGAAATCATCGCCAAGGCGTTGGTCGATCATCCCGAAGACGTCGTTGTCGACGAAAAACAGGAAGACCGCATGACATTGATCGAGCTTCATGTCGCTTCGGACGATATGGGAAAGGTGATCGGCAAGCAGGGCAGGATTGCGAAGGCGATCCGCACGGTTGCCAAGGCCGCCGGTACCCGCGAGAACAAAAAAGTCAAGGTCGACATCAATTAG
- the rpsP gene encoding 30S ribosomal protein S16 has protein sequence MAVKIRLTRMGAKKNPFYRIVVADSRSPRDGRFIEILGNYDSTKEPAVINVDEDKAIDWMSKGAQPTDTVRSLFSKKGIMAKFDEKKRSKN, from the coding sequence ATGGCAGTAAAGATTCGTTTGACCCGCATGGGCGCGAAGAAGAACCCGTTCTACCGCATCGTCGTGGCGGATTCCCGCTCGCCGCGCGACGGTCGCTTCATCGAGATTCTCGGCAACTACGACTCCACGAAGGAGCCGGCCGTCATCAATGTCGATGAAGACAAGGCCATCGATTGGATGAGCAAGGGCGCACAGCCGACGGATACCGTCCGCTCCCTTTTCAGCAAGAAGGGCATCATGGCGAAGTTCGATGAGAAGAAGCGCTCGAAGAACTGA
- the trmD gene encoding tRNA (guanosine(37)-N1)-methyltransferase TrmD: MRIDIVTLFPAMFEAVFGESIIKRAREKGLLDIRLTQLRDFAFDKHRQVDDSPFGGGSGMVLKPEPMFRAVRSIVANSALRRRRIVLLCPSGETFTQAKAKELAKEEQLIFLSGHYEGFDARIHAHLADEAISIGDFVLTGGELPAMVVVDAVARMIPGVLGSEESAPTDSFYDGLLEFPQYTRPRIFEGMEVPEVLLSGDHAKIRAWRREESLRITRERRPELLKGAQLTEREKAYLANLMTQEENCEKD, encoded by the coding sequence GTGCGGATTGACATCGTGACGCTCTTTCCCGCGATGTTTGAGGCGGTGTTCGGTGAGAGCATCATCAAGCGCGCGAGGGAGAAGGGGCTGCTCGACATACGTCTGACGCAGCTGCGGGACTTTGCCTTTGACAAGCACAGGCAGGTCGATGATTCGCCCTTCGGCGGCGGCAGCGGCATGGTCTTGAAGCCTGAGCCGATGTTTCGCGCCGTGCGCTCGATCGTGGCGAACAGTGCTTTGAGGCGGCGGCGCATCGTGCTTCTGTGCCCGAGCGGCGAGACGTTCACCCAGGCGAAGGCGAAGGAACTGGCGAAAGAGGAGCAGCTGATCTTCCTCTCGGGGCATTACGAGGGATTCGATGCACGCATCCATGCGCATCTGGCGGATGAGGCGATCTCCATCGGCGATTTCGTGCTGACGGGCGGCGAACTGCCCGCGATGGTCGTCGTCGACGCCGTGGCGCGCATGATCCCGGGCGTCCTCGGTTCGGAGGAGTCTGCGCCGACGGATTCTTTCTACGATGGCCTCTTGGAGTTCCCGCAGTACACAAGGCCGCGCATCTTCGAGGGAATGGAAGTGCCCGAGGTTCTTCTGTCCGGCGATCATGCGAAGATTCGCGCCTGGCGTCGCGAGGAATCGCTGCGCATCACGCGCGAGAGGCGACCCGAGCTTTTGAAGGGCGCGCAGCTGACGGAGCGAGAGAAAGCCTATTTGGCGAATCTTATGACGCAAGAAGAGAATTGTGAGAAAGATTAG
- the priA gene encoding replication restart helicase PriA — translation MRRAEVFVNIPVKSIAKAYSYAVPDELSFLAAGWRVFVPFGGRRVEGFVVAVRENEGERTDYELKPILSVVDEEAWFTSEMLETARRIADFYLCSPAEAMRLFMPGKSGLKIEVEYEAKEGEEPPLTGAAQQVFRSLRENGVMQLSAFRKALPALAAEIPALLEKLVQQKYVRKLYRAQQRDKARYENILSLARPLDEAVLARYRRRRAQKRLLELLAAEGEKTDATLREAGFSAAVLRAVLEEGDVKSEKRRALRDSYGDVTGVGAMVDLTAEQRTAVDAVLPYIGRREHRGFLLQGVTGSGKTQVYIETAAAARREGRRVIVLVPEIALTSQIVLAFKGSFPEDIVVMHSQLSLAERNDAIFRVRRGEAGIVIGARSALFTPIEDVGLIILDEEQDMSYKQDEAPRYHARPIAEVMAKLHRAVLLLGSATPSLETSYRARCGEFTLLSMPERIGARPLAHVECVDMREELHRGNRTIISAPLRQLIEETMAKKEQMILMLNRRGFSTFVMCRSCGAVVKCPSCSLPLVYHRSGKLLCHHCDIEQAVPLLCPECSSPYIKYFGSGTEKLEAELKALVPTARVVRMDRDTTARKLAHQEILTAFREKRYDILLGTQMVAKGHDIPGVTAVGILSADASLNMPDFRAAERCFMLITQTAGRAGRGEAAGQVVVQCYSPEHYAVQAALKQDYEAFYREEIAIREQLFYPPFSRLVKLIVQHGEEEAARQEACRIQENFLVAFAGREGQQIIGPAPALIAQFRGIHRFVLLIKTADLAAVREFLRGEGLDKRNDVLIDVDPIMTM, via the coding sequence TTGCGAAGGGCGGAAGTCTTTGTCAATATTCCCGTGAAGAGCATAGCGAAGGCGTACAGCTATGCCGTGCCTGACGAGCTGTCTTTCCTTGCGGCGGGCTGGCGCGTATTTGTGCCTTTCGGCGGGCGCAGGGTCGAGGGCTTCGTCGTCGCTGTTCGGGAGAATGAAGGGGAGCGGACAGACTACGAGCTGAAGCCGATCCTCTCTGTTGTCGACGAAGAGGCATGGTTTACGTCCGAGATGCTGGAAACGGCACGTCGGATCGCGGACTTCTACCTGTGCTCGCCCGCTGAGGCGATGCGGCTCTTCATGCCGGGCAAGAGCGGCTTGAAGATCGAGGTCGAATATGAGGCAAAAGAGGGGGAAGAGCCGCCTTTGACGGGAGCGGCGCAGCAGGTCTTCCGTTCTCTCCGTGAAAATGGCGTCATGCAGCTTTCTGCTTTTCGCAAGGCGCTTCCTGCGCTTGCCGCCGAGATTCCCGCCCTCTTGGAAAAGCTCGTGCAGCAGAAATATGTGCGAAAGCTCTATCGGGCGCAGCAGCGCGACAAGGCGCGTTATGAGAATATCCTGTCGCTCGCGCGTCCGCTCGATGAGGCTGTGCTCGCCCGCTATCGAAGGCGGCGTGCACAGAAGCGTCTGTTGGAGCTTCTTGCCGCAGAGGGGGAAAAGACGGATGCCACCCTGCGCGAGGCAGGATTTTCCGCCGCTGTCCTTCGCGCGGTGCTCGAAGAGGGCGATGTGAAGAGCGAGAAGCGGCGCGCTCTGCGCGACAGCTACGGCGATGTGACGGGCGTCGGGGCGATGGTCGACCTGACGGCGGAGCAGAGGACGGCTGTCGATGCCGTGCTTCCCTACATCGGGCGGCGCGAGCATCGCGGCTTCCTCTTGCAGGGCGTGACGGGAAGCGGCAAGACGCAGGTCTATATCGAGACGGCGGCGGCCGCGCGCAGGGAAGGGCGCAGGGTCATCGTGCTCGTGCCCGAAATCGCCCTGACGAGCCAGATCGTCCTCGCCTTCAAGGGATCTTTTCCCGAGGACATCGTCGTCATGCACAGCCAGCTTTCTCTTGCCGAGCGAAACGACGCGATCTTCCGCGTGCGGCGCGGGGAGGCGGGCATCGTCATCGGTGCACGCTCGGCGCTCTTTACGCCCATCGAGGACGTCGGACTCATCATCCTCGACGAGGAGCAGGATATGTCCTACAAGCAGGACGAGGCGCCGCGCTACCATGCGCGTCCCATCGCCGAGGTCATGGCGAAGCTGCATCGCGCCGTACTGCTTTTGGGCAGCGCTACGCCGTCTCTTGAGACTTCGTACCGCGCGCGCTGCGGCGAGTTTACGCTCCTTTCTATGCCGGAGCGCATCGGTGCGAGACCACTCGCGCATGTCGAATGTGTAGACATGCGCGAGGAACTGCATCGCGGCAATCGCACGATCATCTCCGCACCTCTGCGTCAACTCATCGAGGAAACGATGGCGAAGAAGGAGCAGATGATCCTCATGCTGAACCGCCGCGGCTTCTCGACCTTCGTCATGTGCCGTTCGTGCGGCGCTGTCGTCAAATGTCCTTCCTGCTCGCTGCCGCTCGTCTATCATCGAAGCGGCAAGCTCCTGTGCCATCACTGTGACATCGAGCAGGCCGTGCCGCTCCTGTGCCCCGAATGTTCGAGTCCCTACATCAAATACTTTGGCTCGGGCACGGAAAAGCTGGAAGCGGAACTCAAGGCGCTCGTGCCGACAGCACGCGTCGTGCGCATGGACAGGGATACGACGGCGCGAAAGCTCGCGCACCAAGAAATCCTCACAGCGTTTCGCGAGAAGAGGTACGACATCCTGCTCGGCACGCAGATGGTCGCCAAGGGGCATGACATCCCGGGCGTTACGGCGGTCGGCATCCTCAGCGCCGATGCGAGCCTAAACATGCCTGACTTTCGCGCGGCAGAGCGCTGCTTCATGCTCATCACGCAGACGGCGGGCCGCGCAGGCAGGGGCGAGGCTGCGGGACAAGTCGTCGTGCAGTGCTACAGCCCCGAGCACTATGCGGTGCAGGCGGCGCTCAAGCAGGATTACGAGGCCTTTTACCGCGAGGAGATTGCCATACGCGAGCAGCTCTTTTACCCGCCGTTCAGCCGCCTCGTCAAGCTCATCGTGCAGCATGGGGAAGAGGAGGCGGCGCGTCAGGAAGCGTGCCGCATCCAGGAGAATTTCCTCGTTGCCTTCGCAGGCAGGGAAGGGCAGCAGATCATTGGCCCTGCGCCCGCTCTGATCGCCCAGTTTCGCGGCATCCATCGCTTCGTGCTTCTCATCAAGACGGCGGATCTCGCCGCAGTGAGGGAGTTCCTGCGCGGCGAGGGACTGGATAAGAGGAACGATGTGCTCATCGACGTCGATCCGATCATGACGATGTGA
- the lysS gene encoding lysine--tRNA ligase, translating to MRVRREKMEKFREMGVAPFGHRYEVTRHADELLAEFASLGEEAESETEVSIAGRLMAIRGHGKASFAVLMDLSGKIQIYFKLDVLGEEKYKEFKLLDIGDIIGVRGVVFRTRRGELTVRVDDFTLLSKSLRPLPEKFHGLKDVEMRYRQRYVDLIMNPEVKDTFIARTKIIQSIRRYLDERGFLEVETPVMSTIAGGAAARPFVTYHNALDMKLYLRIATELNLKRLIVGGLERVYEIGRIFRNEGIDVRHNPEFTSIEIYQAYADYNDLMDVTEGICCQAAKDVLGTTALTYEGTEIDLSKIRRISMNDAVKEATGKDFMSAQTVEEARAMADAIGVAYEEKHGIGGILNEAFEAKVEESLIQPTFITGHPTEISPLAKRNPEDPRITDRFEFYVYGRELANGFTELNDPIDQKERFLEQVKQREAGDDEAHPMDSDFITAMEYGLPPTGGLGIGIDRLVMLLTDSSSIRDVLFFPHMRPEAASRAQESAAE from the coding sequence ATGCGCGTGCGCCGCGAGAAGATGGAGAAGTTCCGCGAGATGGGCGTTGCGCCCTTTGGGCATCGCTACGAGGTCACGCGCCATGCGGACGAACTGCTCGCAGAATTCGCCTCGCTCGGCGAGGAGGCGGAGAGCGAGACAGAGGTCAGCATCGCCGGGCGTTTGATGGCAATCCGCGGTCATGGCAAGGCGAGCTTCGCCGTGCTCATGGATCTTTCGGGCAAGATTCAGATTTATTTCAAACTTGATGTTCTGGGCGAGGAAAAGTACAAGGAGTTTAAGCTCCTGGACATTGGCGACATCATCGGCGTTCGAGGCGTCGTCTTCCGCACGCGGCGCGGCGAGCTCACGGTGCGCGTCGATGACTTCACGCTTCTCTCTAAGTCGCTGCGCCCGCTTCCCGAAAAGTTTCACGGGCTGAAGGATGTGGAAATGCGCTACCGCCAGCGCTACGTCGATCTCATCATGAATCCTGAGGTCAAGGATACGTTCATCGCGCGCACGAAGATCATCCAGTCGATTCGCCGCTACCTCGACGAGCGCGGCTTCCTCGAAGTGGAGACGCCTGTGATGTCGACGATTGCGGGCGGCGCGGCGGCGCGTCCCTTCGTGACGTATCACAACGCGCTCGACATGAAGCTTTACCTGCGCATTGCGACGGAGCTGAATCTCAAAAGGCTCATCGTCGGCGGCTTGGAGCGCGTCTACGAAATCGGGCGCATTTTCCGCAACGAGGGCATCGACGTGCGCCACAACCCTGAGTTCACATCCATTGAGATTTATCAGGCGTATGCCGACTACAACGATCTCATGGACGTGACGGAGGGGATATGCTGCCAGGCCGCGAAGGACGTGCTCGGTACGACGGCGCTGACCTACGAGGGTACGGAGATCGACCTCTCGAAGATTCGCCGCATCAGCATGAACGACGCCGTGAAAGAAGCGACGGGCAAGGACTTCATGAGCGCCCAAACCGTCGAAGAGGCGCGTGCCATGGCGGATGCGATCGGCGTCGCCTACGAGGAGAAGCACGGCATCGGCGGCATCTTGAATGAGGCGTTCGAGGCGAAGGTCGAAGAGTCCTTGATCCAGCCGACGTTCATCACGGGTCATCCGACGGAGATCTCGCCCTTGGCGAAGCGCAATCCCGAAGATCCGCGCATCACCGATCGCTTCGAGTTCTACGTCTACGGGCGCGAACTTGCGAACGGCTTCACGGAGCTCAACGATCCGATCGATCAGAAGGAGCGCTTCCTTGAGCAGGTGAAGCAGCGCGAAGCTGGCGACGACGAGGCGCACCCGATGGACAGCGACTTCATCACGGCTATGGAATACGGCTTGCCGCCGACGGGCGGCCTCGGCATCGGCATCGATCGTCTCGTGATGCTCCTGACGGACAGCTCGTCGATCCGCGACGTGCTCTTCTTCCCGCACATGCGTCCTGAGGCCGCATCGCGTGCGCAGGAGAGTGCGGCCGAGTAA
- the greA gene encoding transcription elongation factor GreA, which produces MAEKRVMLTEEGYKKLQEKLDYLKSVRRIEVSERLKAAIALGDLSENSEYDDAKNEQAFLEGEILDLEAKIRNSDIIQGGASSDTVQMGSTVVVKDVEFDEQETYTLVGSAEADPTEFKISNESPVGAAIIGKKVGDRVDVHAPAGIIQYEVVEIK; this is translated from the coding sequence ATGGCAGAAAAGCGTGTAATGTTGACGGAAGAGGGCTACAAAAAGCTGCAGGAGAAGCTCGACTATTTGAAGAGCGTGCGGCGCATCGAGGTATCGGAGCGACTCAAGGCGGCGATCGCGCTCGGCGATCTCTCGGAAAACTCGGAGTACGACGACGCAAAGAATGAGCAGGCGTTCCTTGAGGGCGAGATTCTCGATCTTGAGGCGAAGATAAGAAACAGCGACATCATCCAGGGCGGCGCATCTTCCGACACCGTGCAGATGGGAAGCACCGTCGTCGTCAAGGACGTTGAGTTCGATGAGCAGGAGACGTATACGCTCGTCGGCTCGGCAGAGGCAGATCCGACGGAGTTCAAGATCTCGAATGAGTCGCCCGTGGGCGCAGCGATTATCGGCAAGAAGGTCGGCGACCGCGTCGACGTTCATGCGCCGGCAGGAATCATTCAGTACGAGGTTGTAGAAATCAAGTAA
- a CDS encoding peptidylprolyl isomerase, producing MKKALVFLLATFVLFTTGCSAAGMNDKDKGAKKMTNPIAVFETNHGTFEIELFEDKAPITVKNFIDLAEKGFYDGLIFHRVIDGFMIQGGDPNGMGTGGPGYTIPDEFHKDLKHDSEGVLSMANAGPNTGGSQFFITLAATPWLDGHHSVFGKVVKGMDVVREIGKVDTDFQDKPLAKVVMEKVTIRREEKE from the coding sequence ATGAAGAAGGCTCTCGTTTTTTTGCTGGCGACGTTCGTCCTCTTTACGACGGGCTGCTCGGCAGCAGGCATGAATGACAAGGATAAAGGAGCGAAAAAAATGACAAATCCCATTGCAGTTTTTGAGACGAATCATGGCACGTTTGAAATCGAGCTTTTCGAGGACAAGGCGCCGATCACCGTGAAGAATTTCATCGACCTTGCGGAGAAGGGATTCTACGACGGACTGATCTTCCACCGCGTGATCGACGGCTTCATGATCCAGGGCGGCGATCCGAACGGCATGGGCACGGGCGGTCCCGGCTACACGATTCCTGATGAGTTCCATAAGGATCTGAAGCATGACAGCGAGGGCGTGCTGTCGATGGCGAACGCAGGGCCGAATACGGGCGGCTCGCAGTTCTTCATCACGCTCGCGGCGACGCCGTGGCTCGACGGGCATCATTCGGTCTTTGGCAAGGTCGTCAAGGGCATGGATGTCGTGCGCGAGATCGGCAAGGTTGACACGGATTTCCAAGACAAGCCGCTCGCGAAGGTCGTCATGGAAAAGGTCACGATTCGCCGTGAGGAAAAAGAGTGA
- the rimM gene encoding ribosome maturation factor RimM (Essential for efficient processing of 16S rRNA): MADGRVVIGKAGAPHGLRGEVRVIPLTDFPERFESLREVFIGERVFHVEHVHYHRQFVLLTLAECTSREAAAKLTGELLRVAREDAAPLAEGEFYTFDIIGLAVLDMAGERLGEVTNVLKTGSNDVYVVKKTDGAELLVPALKKVVREIDIAGGFLRVDLQEELEDRAD, encoded by the coding sequence GTGGCTGACGGGCGCGTCGTCATAGGCAAGGCGGGTGCACCGCACGGCCTTCGGGGCGAAGTGCGCGTGATACCGCTGACGGATTTTCCTGAGCGCTTCGAGTCCCTGCGCGAGGTCTTCATCGGCGAGCGCGTTTTCCACGTCGAACACGTTCACTACCATCGCCAGTTCGTGCTGCTGACGCTCGCTGAATGCACGTCGCGCGAGGCGGCGGCAAAATTGACGGGCGAGCTTCTGCGTGTCGCGCGGGAAGATGCTGCGCCTCTCGCTGAGGGCGAGTTCTACACGTTCGACATCATAGGACTCGCAGTGCTCGATATGGCAGGGGAAAGGCTTGGAGAGGTCACGAACGTCCTCAAGACGGGCAGCAATGACGTCTATGTGGTGAAGAAGACCGACGGCGCGGAATTGCTCGTGCCGGCACTGAAGAAGGTCGTGCGCGAGATCGACATCGCCGGAGGATTTTTGCGTGTCGACTTGCAGGAAGAGTTGGAAGACCGTGCGGATTGA